In Nerophis lumbriciformis linkage group LG04, RoL_Nlum_v2.1, whole genome shotgun sequence, a single window of DNA contains:
- the dctn3 gene encoding dynactin subunit 3, whose amino-acid sequence MEKKMASDNLEMRLQALESRIYGERRNKSSKPLKCAESLARIQAGLTNTANKRERVKILHKKIEDLMKYLDPQFTDHMAVPDTMKMEFILAEEDFLLSQAALLEQADTLQPLLDSSYIRDVPEHATKLQRLSQIHIKQQDQVDAQCQEVKKLFEDYNKMMFLLSKQFTQWDETLRKLEEAKGIRPVE is encoded by the exons ATGGAGAAGAAAATGGCATCAGACAACTTGGAAATGCGTCTTCAGGCGCTGGAGAGTCGCATCTATGGCGAAAGGAGAAACAAAAGCTCTAAACCATTGAAG TGTGCAGAGTCTTTAGCCAGGATTCAGGCAGGTCTGACCAACACGGCTAACAAGAGAGAACGAGTCAAGATCCTGCATAAAAAGA TTGAGGACCTGATGAAGTACTTGGACCCCCAGTTCACTGACCATATGGCTGTGCCCGACACCATGAAGATGGAGTTCATCCTCGCTG AGGAGGACTTCCTGCTTTCTCAGGCTGCCTTGCTGGAGCAGGCCGACACTCTGCAGCCGCTGCTGGACAGCTCCTACATCCGAG ACGTTCCTGAGCATGCGACCAAGCTGCAGCGTCTCTCTCAGATCCACATCAAACAGCAG GACCAAGTCGATGCTCAGTGCCAGGAAGTGAAGAAGCTTTTTGAGGACTACAACAAAATG ATGTTCCTGCTGTCCAAGCAGTTCACCCAGTGGGACGAGACCCTGAGGAAGCTGGAGGAGGCCAAGGGCATCAGACCTGTGGAGTAA